One Festucalex cinctus isolate MCC-2025b chromosome 1, RoL_Fcin_1.0, whole genome shotgun sequence genomic region harbors:
- the LOC144018326 gene encoding uncharacterized protein LOC144018326 yields MDTRVLVLLLCVQQMLLLASQSTHAMSIVGSQPRSELERTSRWLEKQNRHSNCNGRAGACGRMGFPESARERTSRRLKKQNRHSNCSRRPRGCGYPGYMAPLGRRVALPSPPPPPPPPPTHPTVIACFGRR; encoded by the exons ATGGACACACGCGTGCTGGTGTTGCTGTTGTGTGTGCAGCAGATGCTGCTGCTGGCCTCGCAGTCGACGCACGCCATGAGCATCGTTGGATCGCAGCCG AGGAGTGAGCTAGAGCGGACATCACGGTGGCTGGAAAAGCAAAACCGGCACTCCAATTGCAACGGGAGAGCTGGAGCATGTGGTCGGATGGGCTTCCCG GAGAGTGCGAGAGAGCGGACATCACGGCGGCTCAAAAAGCAAAACCGGCACTCCAACTGCAGCAGGAGACCCAGAGGGTGTGGCTATCCTGGCTACATG GCGCCTTTAGGCCGCCGTGTTGCACTAccttcaccaccaccaccaccaccacctcctcctACTCATCCTACAGTGATTGCATGTTTTGGTAGACGCTGA
- the lrrcc1 gene encoding transcription factor E2F5 isoform X2, with amino-acid sequence MECETTVAARSMPTRHEKSLGLLTMKFVGLLQQANDGVLDLKVAADSLAVKQKRRIYDITNVLEGVGLIEKKNKNVIQWRGKNKGSQNPEVLDQVRVLQAQISELEAQEKELDKQKTWLQENHERLNGDPETRNYKFVTHEDICNSFSDDTLLVVMAPSGTQLEVLLPEKGQTGHKNYQVNLRSKVAPIKVTLINRDSDHSAPVVFPVPPTDVICPLLTPPLRLSASPHCLPFSTAAYSPGSSTAASSFCSQDSLNSDQQVALSEHDGMLMPVCTHAHMGYPDQSVTVLELEQMGLAGPEFQSVFDMSSLLRHNSIGEHMQEYSDEAVDLIDELMSTDDMDYSFTLDDSGGVCDMFDVQVLNY; translated from the exons ATGGAGTGCGAGACGACGGTGGCGGCTCGCTCGATGCCGACTCGCCACGAGAAAAGTTTGGGGCTCCTCACCATGAAGTTTGTCGGTCTGCTCCAACAAGCCAACGATGGCGTCCTCGACTTGAAAGTG GCTGCAGACAGCTTGGCAGTGAAGCAGAAGAGGCGCATCTACGACATCACCAATGTGCTGGAAGGCGTGGGCTTgattgagaagaaaaacaaaaatgtcatccaGTGGAG GGGCAAGAACAAGGGAAGTCAGAACCCGGAAGTTCTTGACCAGGTTCGAGTCCTGCAAGCTCAGATCTCTGAGTTGGAGGCCCAAGAGAAAGAGCTGGACAAGCAAAAGACCTGGCTACAGGAGAACCACGAACGTCTGAATGGCGATCCTGAAACCAGGAA TTATAAATTTGTGACGCATGAGGACATCTGCAATTCCTTCAGCGACGACACTCTCCTCGTCGTCATGGCTCCGTCTGGGACGCAGTTGGAGGTGCTGCTGCCAGAGAAG GGCCAGACTGGTCACAAGAACTACCAGGTGAACCTGCGCAGCAAGGTGGCCCCCATCAAAGTCACACTCATCAACCGGGACTCGGACCACAGCGCACCCGTGGTCTTCCCTGTGCCCCCCACCGACGTGATCTGCCCCCTGCTCACGCCGCCCCTCAGGCTGTCCGCTAGCCCCCACTGCCTCCCCTTTTCGACGGCTGCCTACTCCCCGGGTTCCAGCACCGCTGCATCTTCATTCTGCAGCCAGGACTCGCTTAACTCagaccagcaggtggcgctgTCTGAGCACGATGGCATGCTGATGCCAgtgtgcacacatgcacacatgg GGTATCCCGATCAGTCGGTGACTGTTTTGGAGTTGGAGCAGATGGGCCTGGCTGGCCCAGAGTTCCAGTCTGTGTTTGACATGAGCAGCCTGCTGAGGCACAACAGCATCGGGGAGCACATGCAGGAGTACAGTGATG AAGCTGTTGACTTAATTGATGAGCTGATGTCAACTGATG acatggACTACAGTTTCACCCTGGATGACAGCGGTGGTGTGTGTGACATGTTTGATGTGCAGGTCCTCAACTACTAA
- the lrrcc1 gene encoding transcription factor E2F5 isoform X4 → MECETTVAARSMPTRHEKSLGLLTMKFVGLLQQANDGVLDLKVAADSLAVKQKRRIYDITNVLEGVGLIEKKNKNVIQWRGKNKGSQNPEVLDQVRVLQAQISELEAQEKELDKQKTWLQENHERLNGDPETRKFVTHEDICNSFSDDTLLVVMAPSGTQLEVLLPEKGQTGHKNYQVNLRSKVAPIKVTLINRDSDHSAPVVFPVPPTDVICPLLTPPLRLSASPHCLPFSTAAYSPGSSTAASSFCSQDSLNSDQQVALSEHDGMLMPVCTHAHMGYPDQSVTVLELEQMGLAGPEFQSVFDMSSLLRHNSIGEHMQEYSDEAVDLIDELMSTDDMDYSFTLDDSGGVCDMFDVQVLNY, encoded by the exons ATGGAGTGCGAGACGACGGTGGCGGCTCGCTCGATGCCGACTCGCCACGAGAAAAGTTTGGGGCTCCTCACCATGAAGTTTGTCGGTCTGCTCCAACAAGCCAACGATGGCGTCCTCGACTTGAAAGTG GCTGCAGACAGCTTGGCAGTGAAGCAGAAGAGGCGCATCTACGACATCACCAATGTGCTGGAAGGCGTGGGCTTgattgagaagaaaaacaaaaatgtcatccaGTGGAG GGGCAAGAACAAGGGAAGTCAGAACCCGGAAGTTCTTGACCAGGTTCGAGTCCTGCAAGCTCAGATCTCTGAGTTGGAGGCCCAAGAGAAAGAGCTGGACAAGCAAAAGACCTGGCTACAGGAGAACCACGAACGTCTGAATGGCGATCCTGAAACCAGGAAAT TTGTGACGCATGAGGACATCTGCAATTCCTTCAGCGACGACACTCTCCTCGTCGTCATGGCTCCGTCTGGGACGCAGTTGGAGGTGCTGCTGCCAGAGAAG GGCCAGACTGGTCACAAGAACTACCAGGTGAACCTGCGCAGCAAGGTGGCCCCCATCAAAGTCACACTCATCAACCGGGACTCGGACCACAGCGCACCCGTGGTCTTCCCTGTGCCCCCCACCGACGTGATCTGCCCCCTGCTCACGCCGCCCCTCAGGCTGTCCGCTAGCCCCCACTGCCTCCCCTTTTCGACGGCTGCCTACTCCCCGGGTTCCAGCACCGCTGCATCTTCATTCTGCAGCCAGGACTCGCTTAACTCagaccagcaggtggcgctgTCTGAGCACGATGGCATGCTGATGCCAgtgtgcacacatgcacacatgg GGTATCCCGATCAGTCGGTGACTGTTTTGGAGTTGGAGCAGATGGGCCTGGCTGGCCCAGAGTTCCAGTCTGTGTTTGACATGAGCAGCCTGCTGAGGCACAACAGCATCGGGGAGCACATGCAGGAGTACAGTGATG AAGCTGTTGACTTAATTGATGAGCTGATGTCAACTGATG acatggACTACAGTTTCACCCTGGATGACAGCGGTGGTGTGTGTGACATGTTTGATGTGCAGGTCCTCAACTACTAA
- the lrrcc1 gene encoding transcription factor E2F5 isoform X3, translated as MECETTVAARSMPTRHEKSLGLLTMKFVGLLQQANDGVLDLKVAADSLAVKQKRRIYDITNVLEGVGLIEKKNKNVIQWRGKNKGSQNPEVLDQVRVLQAQISELEAQEKELDKQKTWLQENHERLNGDPETRNYKFVTHEDICNSFSDDTLLVVMAPSGTQLEVLLPEKGQTGHKNYQVNLRSKVAPIKVTLINRDSDHSAPVVFPVPPTDVICPLLTPPLRLSASPHCLPFSTAAYSPGSSTAASSFCSQDSLNSDQQVALSEHDGMLMPVCTHAHMGYPDQSVTVLELEQMGLAGPEFQSVFDMSSLLRHNSIGEHMQEYSDAVDLIDELMSTDDMDYSFTLDDSGGVCDMFDVQVLNY; from the exons ATGGAGTGCGAGACGACGGTGGCGGCTCGCTCGATGCCGACTCGCCACGAGAAAAGTTTGGGGCTCCTCACCATGAAGTTTGTCGGTCTGCTCCAACAAGCCAACGATGGCGTCCTCGACTTGAAAGTG GCTGCAGACAGCTTGGCAGTGAAGCAGAAGAGGCGCATCTACGACATCACCAATGTGCTGGAAGGCGTGGGCTTgattgagaagaaaaacaaaaatgtcatccaGTGGAG GGGCAAGAACAAGGGAAGTCAGAACCCGGAAGTTCTTGACCAGGTTCGAGTCCTGCAAGCTCAGATCTCTGAGTTGGAGGCCCAAGAGAAAGAGCTGGACAAGCAAAAGACCTGGCTACAGGAGAACCACGAACGTCTGAATGGCGATCCTGAAACCAGGAA TTATAAATTTGTGACGCATGAGGACATCTGCAATTCCTTCAGCGACGACACTCTCCTCGTCGTCATGGCTCCGTCTGGGACGCAGTTGGAGGTGCTGCTGCCAGAGAAG GGCCAGACTGGTCACAAGAACTACCAGGTGAACCTGCGCAGCAAGGTGGCCCCCATCAAAGTCACACTCATCAACCGGGACTCGGACCACAGCGCACCCGTGGTCTTCCCTGTGCCCCCCACCGACGTGATCTGCCCCCTGCTCACGCCGCCCCTCAGGCTGTCCGCTAGCCCCCACTGCCTCCCCTTTTCGACGGCTGCCTACTCCCCGGGTTCCAGCACCGCTGCATCTTCATTCTGCAGCCAGGACTCGCTTAACTCagaccagcaggtggcgctgTCTGAGCACGATGGCATGCTGATGCCAgtgtgcacacatgcacacatgg GGTATCCCGATCAGTCGGTGACTGTTTTGGAGTTGGAGCAGATGGGCCTGGCTGGCCCAGAGTTCCAGTCTGTGTTTGACATGAGCAGCCTGCTGAGGCACAACAGCATCGGGGAGCACATGCAGGAGTACAGTGATG CTGTTGACTTAATTGATGAGCTGATGTCAACTGATG acatggACTACAGTTTCACCCTGGATGACAGCGGTGGTGTGTGTGACATGTTTGATGTGCAGGTCCTCAACTACTAA